Proteins encoded by one window of Chaetodon trifascialis isolate fChaTrf1 chromosome 15, fChaTrf1.hap1, whole genome shotgun sequence:
- the eve1 gene encoding LOW QUALITY PROTEIN: even-skipped-like1 (The sequence of the model RefSeq protein was modified relative to this genomic sequence to represent the inferred CDS: inserted 1 base in 1 codon), with protein sequence MGSTPVYLGRGSLLRQRSLWSWAVILRSVDELPCQRADRRRWWXAAAVMHGPGGEEQTEPCPRSTLLDQSRRHRTAFTREQLSRLEQEYGKESYVSRPRRCELATALNLPETTIKVWFQNRRMKDKRQRHSLPWPHPLVDPLGALLMGRGSSSSTLPYPFIPPHLPHLPLHHHYPLALSSPASSVHSRYSTPMRALDALRLSQYHNRPGGLPPTTAALYPSTSIMHHPASCPCPLCLHWGPEQLLKARGEALGLSQPRSPKANIQPAALERREEMV encoded by the exons ATGGGGTCCACCCCGGTTTATCTGGGTcgggggtctctgttgcggcAGCGCTCCCTGTGGTCATGGGCTGTGATCCTTCGCAGTGTGGATGAGCTCCCt TGTCAGAGGGCAGACAGACGACGGTGGT CAGCCGCCGCCGTCATGCATGGTCCTGGCGGAGAGGAGCAGACGGAGCCATGCCCACGCAGCACCCTGCTCGACCAAAGCCGGCGGCACCGGACAGCATTCACAAGAGAGCAGCTGTCCCGGCTGGAGCAGGAGTACGGCAAGGAGAGCTACGTCTCCAGACCCCGGCGCTGCGAGCTGGCCACGGCCCTCAACCTACCAGAGACCACCATAAAG GTGTGGTTCCAGAACAGGAGGATGAAGGACAAACGGCAGAGACACTCCTTGCCATGGCCTCACCCTCTTGTCGACCCACTGGGGGCGCTCCTGATGGGCCGtggctcttcttcctccaccttACCATATCCCTTCATCCCACCCCACCTCCCAcacctccccctccaccaccactaCCCCCTGGCTCTATCCTCACCAGCATCCTCAGTTCACAGTCGCTACAGCACACCCATGAGAGCCTTGGATGCACTCCGCCTCTCCCAGTACCACAACCGTCCAGGAGGGCTGCCTCCAACCACTGCAGCTCTCTACCCCTCCACCAGTATCATGCACCACCCCGCCTCATGTCCCTGCCCCCTCTGCCTGCACTGGGGACCAGAACAACTGCTCAAAGCCAGAGGGGAGGCACTGGGACTGAGCCAACCCCGGAGTCCCAAAGCCAACATCCAGCCTGCTGCTCTGGAGCGGAGGGAAGAGATGGTGTAA